Below is a window of Sceloporus undulatus isolate JIND9_A2432 ecotype Alabama chromosome 9, SceUnd_v1.1, whole genome shotgun sequence DNA.
GTTAAATGAATTAAGTTTGCTAATTTTGAAATGTAGGGGGAAATTATCAGATTAATCTGTTAATTAATTCATTATGTTATTAACTCATTAAAGTGGAAAAGtgattttaaattacaaaaatggCCAGTACCAAATTAAACTAATGAGAAACAACAATTGTTTCtatttggaaaaacaaaaacaaaaagcttgTTGGTGCCTAATGACTAAAATAATGAATTTCTAAATTATTGTTGAAAATGGTAATAGACTGGAGGTGTTGAATTAAACTTAAATTAACTATTTCCAACGTTTATTCAGGCTAAATTTCAGAGCATTCCTCTCGTCAAAGACTCACATGCTGCCCCTTGTTAGAAAGgtttatttctctttatttacagatttatttttaaaaaaacacatacacacaacttgGCATAGAAAGGGGTAGCTTCATTGAATGGGGATGGGGAACGGGCAGATTCACTCTGGGTTTGACATCTAAACCACTTGTTCGCCATGTTTCCAAGATGTTTGTGTCTATTCTTCTCTCCAAGAAGTCCTGCTACTCAGTCATATTTCAACGCTGGACTCAGGCTGTATccacaaggaagaaaagaaaaattcccAATCTGTTCTCACACTCACCTGTTAAGATGATGCATGGGGCCAAAATGGGCAATACGTGGGTCCCATTGGCACTCCAGCACaattctccagagtaaaaagagtcCCCACTTGCTCTGAATCAGTCCAGAAACTCGGGAGAATCCCAAGCGTGTGGATTGTACACCAACACGGGAATGGAGGGAAAGCATTGTCAGGCGGGTACCAGCACATTTGTGTTTTAACATGACCAGGGCCAGGACAGGTGCTGGTATTGGCTGTTGTGGGTACCAGTTGTGCAGCCAGCTCATCCTCCTGATGGATCTGGATGCCCCAACAGTAATccaggttttcccatcagtgcGGATACACCCTGAGTTTAATGTACAGTTGTATTTGACCTTTCAGACTCACCATGTTCAAAGGCTCTACTCCTGTCTCCAACAGTCTGGccttgtttgcttctgcactgaTGCCATGTTTATTTGTGAGCCTGATGATTAAAATTCTTTTGTCTGAATAacaaggggatttttttttttaactttaaaaaaattgggagTGGGGGACAAACAGCTCCCAGGAAAACCTGGAGCTATCACCATACCAccttctagaacagtggttctcaatttgggggttgaatgaccctttcacagggtttacCTAAGAGCATcggaaaatacatatttctgatggtcttagggactgagacaccgcaattttatggttggggatcactgcaacatgaggaactatattaaaggaaCTGTATAATTGGGGGGTTGGAGGGGCTTTgttgttttacactgtttttatattttctgtacaccgctatgatctccaaggaatagcggtataaaaataaaattaataataaataaattaataaaggaTCGcggtattaggaaggttgagaaccactgttctagagccCAACTGAACTTTTGCAGACACCTACATCCCCATTCCATCTCAAGGCTGTGATCATGCAGCCATGATGACATTAACCTCAGGGTTTCTCTTATCTCCAATTTTTCCCACCCCTGAAAATCGACATTTGTAAACATTGCTTGAGAAAGAGAGCCAAAGATCTTGCatccaataaaggtattccaCTAATATGAATctgaaacttgggggggggggacatattcTTAACTCATTTCTGGCAAACATGCATGCTGACATTTCCAGCGTATAGAATCAGGACAGCGCTTCACGTTTCCAGAAGGAAGAATGGGATCTTTTACTGGTGAACAAGGTAGGACTTGCTCGTCCTCAAAGGCTAAAACAAGGTCATCCAGCAGGAGAAACATCTGACCCATTCTTCCAAGTATGGGAGGACCTTCCACCATCCTGAAGGACTGTCCTCCAGGCAGAAATAAGCAGCAAAGATGAGAAGCATCAAGAATAAATCGCTGCACTCTACACATACATCTTGTTTGGTGTCACAGATCCTTCCCCAGCTACTACAATCCTGAGTTTAGCCCCCACCCCACAGGCATTTTTTGACTTTAATTCCCAGAACCCCTAGCCAACATGACCAACTGTAATAGATTCTGGGCGCTGCAATCTAGAACACCTGGAGGACCTAAGGTCCCTATTTCAGTTGAATGGAGTATTTGAATCCCAGAACAGCTGTAGTGAGCTTTGGGTGCAAATTTCAGTCATGGGACTTGCTACTTCTTAGAATAATATGGAAGACCTTGAGCCCAAAGGTGGGTATCTTTGAACAGCTGCCCAGAATCTCTTGTCATAAACAGTGCCTGGTTCGAATGTCACTTTCACCACTTGTGTTAGCCACTTCTCTATTTGCAAAGGTGGGAAAGTAGGATAGTGATATGGTCTTTCAGAAGCTGTGATTGCTTCTCAACTGTGGTTAGCCACTTGTCTTTGCACATATGTACActtgtgcacacatgcatacaaacacacacacatctgtagcCATGGACTTGTCCATGCAGCTCAGAATACTGGCTGAAACATACCCATCAGGATAAAATATGAATTGGTCTGGAAAGAGAAGTGGGATGATAGTTTGCTAAGTCACTTCCATACTAGGGCACTTTAGTATTGTGGAGGCATTGCTTTTCCATGATCAACTACAAAAAAAAGTCTCAAAATGGCACTTCTACACTGCACTTACAGCCAGTTATCAAGGTTCCCTCACCCCCTGCCAAGATCATTCTATAACATTAAAGAGTGGTCccctgcttttatttatttctgttcagCAAAGCTGGGAGATCAGTGCTGGGTTGCCTGTTAATAATTTAGATTTGGTTCCCTGTTTGGGGTGGAAAACTTTAATTAGAAGTTTCctcttcatctttttctcttttctagagaaataatattatttcactataaaagaaataaaaggaaaggaaaccagCAGTTTAACCAGCCTAACAGATGtgtgactacaattcccatcatctttTGTCGATGGAAATGTATGCCCTAAATGACAGCAGGGCACACATCCCACACTTGCAATTTCCCTTCTCCAGTTTAGGCTGCCCTCTGTAACAACCTTCCACCCTCAATCATGCAGTCAGTGGATTATGGCTTCAATAGTACTGGTTAAGGTCAGGTTAAGAACACAGAAGGTCAAGGATGAGGAGGACAGAATGGGGACAAAAGCATTAAACACAGAAATAATCACTTTCAAGGTGTTCTCTTGGATGGGTTGGGATGGCAACTGTGGGTTTTATAGATTGTGCTGCAAGTTCCCATGATCCACATCAATACTGAGAACATTAGGCCTGACAGAAATGGAGACAGACACTGTCCAATACCAGAACTTTCCATAAAGATGTAGGACAGGAACGGTAAATGtaccttccagatattgctgaattcCATCTCTCATCTTCCACAGAGAGCGTGAGCAACACCAAGAGAATATGGGATATGCAGTCCAACAATGATGGAATGCCACAGTTTACCTGTGCCTGAGGTCAGAAAAGGACAACCTTCCCCACTTGTTTGGATTTACAACTGTCACCATCACTGGTCAATGGCTATGTCAGTTGGGGTTAATAGGAGTTTTAGTTCAAACCATTTTGAGGGTGCCATGATGGGAAAGACTGATGTAGAAGGAAGTGCAAGAGGAAAGATAACTCAGGTGAagagaagtcatagaatcatagaatcagaagagaccacaaggacaatcaagtccaacctcctgccatgcaggaactcacaatcaaagcaccctaacagatggccatccagcctctgtttaatataCTGTATGAAGTTTGCTTTTTATCCGCACTCCCTACCAACCCAGCCCTAGTCTTGGTTCTTTATCCTTCTTGAAATTCCAAAAGTTGGCACAGCAGTTACCCAAAAGAAGAGCacagaacataaaacataaaatcccaactcaaaaaaaaaaggtagaatcataaaaaaaggaaaggaaaagagcaaATGAGGCATCCAAACCCAGTTGTATGAAACAAAGGGTATTCTTGGATCCTGACCCCCAGAGTGagaaagggctttttctgtgtcTGGCCAAGTCCCCCAGACTCAGGACCCACTGAAGGTCCTGCTGGCTCAGCTGCCCATGGCATGATTCCCAGTTAGCATCCCAGCCATTATTATTGGTTGTCTCCTGGCTGGTACTGAGGCTCTGTGGCAGTGAAGTAGTCTTCAAGAAATGATTGGAGGTATTCAAAGGTGGGTCGCTCCTCCGGCTCCTTCTTCCAGCACTGCACCATCAGTTCGTGCAAAGATGGAGGACAGCTCCCAGGGCACTGCATGCGGTAGCCCCGCTCCACTTGCTCCAACACTTCCCGGTTGTTCATGCCTGCAGAAAGGAGTCAGGGATAGATGGGTCTGAGTATCTAGGCAGGGAAATTGTACTGCTACACTGGAACAAAATTTGAGAATATGGTGTGAAGAATAAATACAGTCAGCTTGTGCATTACATGAGGGATCTATTCCAAGACCCTTCCCATAATATGATTTTTGCATATAATCTGGAGCCCTATTTTTCTTACCTGAAATGAACGAcacagtgttctctctaggcattgtctaggtcctccagagttaTTCTGTGGAATGCTTCCACTAGATTAGATGTTCACTGCAGAGTCATGCTgaatgacctacaaatgcctagagagaagaTGACTCGTTGGTTTATTTCTagtggaagcataccatagaatcatgctggaggacaaagaaaatgcctagagagaacacagtTTTCCAACATGAGTAAATGAACCTATGTTATACGAACTTGCATAACAGtctggtggcagctctttggaccaggtGAAGTTTCCAGtcactcttcaaaggcaaccccagGTAGAACGCATTACAGTAATACAATCGGGATATAACTAAGGCATGGCCAAGTTGGACATTTCAAGGAACAGGCATTGTGGGTGCACTAGATTTAACTGTAAAAGCACCCCTGACCACCACAGAAACCTGAGCATTCAGGTTCACAGTTCAATCCAGGAATATAAGCgctgaacctgcatcttcagggtaAATGTAATCACATCCAGCACAGGGAGAACCCCTATTCGTCAATATGCATTTCAATCGACCAGGAGCAACTctatcttgtttggattaagtttcaatttgttcacacTCATCCAGTCCAATACTCCTGACAGGCTTGGTTTAGAAccaaaaacagcttccttggaatgaggtggaaaagagagaaagagcataTTCGTGACACCTGACACCCCCCCTCCAAATTCTAGACAacttctcccagtggcttcatgggggacaaaacagaatctTATTGGACTCCACAAGCTAACCACCAAGGTGTAAAACAAGAGTTCCTCCAGCATTGCCTTCTGGGCTGGCCCCTCCAGGAAGAAATGGAACCACTGTAGCACAGTGCCTCCAAGTCTCAACCCAGAGAGGCAGCCCCAAAAGATACCATTGTAACGGACCCCCTCTTAAAGATGACAGGCACTTGGGCTTTacttatcccaccactgccacctaaTTACTCTGCCACCATTTATGTACCGGATGTCCAAACCACAAGCCTTCTTTTTTTATGGTAAGCACCTGGGACTtctgttatcccaccgctgccacccaaTTATGTAATATGAACCCCCTTCCCTCTGGCAGGTTCACCTTAtttaatatagtagcgtggagctgatatgtatgactgacaagcttttatgtaaaccaaaatataaactttattaaacagaatggTTGAACATCTCTTTCTTGAACTGAATGATATTATGTAACTGCTAGTTCAGACACAGGTTACTTAGTTATACTTGTATTATTTGACTCGGCTACTGTCACTTTACTTTCCCCTAAtcacctaggcctgttacagactgccaaaataaagctgctttgggtctctttggaagcatgctgtttaaatgatgcatgggtcctacaagtccggaggtcgcgccaaagccacactccattcctaagcaccggagtgcagctttggtgcagcttccagattcttaggatgcatgtatcatttaaacagcatacctccaaagagacccgaagcagctttattttggcagtctgtaacaggccctagagactttcctgcctctctttagACAGTTCGTTctcttaactcagccaccaaggctaaccaTATCCCGCAGGATATTACACTCCAGTCCCTCCCTCTCCTAGAGGTCTGGCAGTGcaacggtagggagccctttctacacagactctacccctaaccgtccttctcGAGCCCTGGAACCCTCCCTCTCAGGATTCTAGCCCCTAACTAACACATTCCCGCAGGAACTCCTGGACCTcagtcctctctccccaagatttTAAACCCTAACTCCCATTCTAAACTGTCCCGgttccaactgactccccaactgtcagttcAGAATCTTCAAAAGTTCCAGCCTACAGGctattggctggccctcagctgccttctgatggTCAGCTGGGCGTGCTCTCCGTTACAACCATGTTTTCAggtgccactgagaggtccagcagaagcAACAGGATTACATTCCTCCAGTCTAGTTCCCAGCAAAGATCACCAAGGTGATCAAAGTTGTTTCCATCCCATAACCAGATAATTTGCAGAACTGGCCATTTTTAGTAATGTTAAGTGTATAATTTTATATCAAATACAACAACAGTAGGTGTAATTTAAGGTAAACATAAAATGACATATCatggacttggtctacttcctgagTTACATGGAGTGAAATGCTGCccaagaaggacctttataatcagactattCGAATAGCTATACAATGCAAAACTTTATgcttctatggctattcatatagcCTGCTTATAAAAGTCCTTCTTAGGCAACAGTTCATTCTATGCATCTGAGAAATCAGACTATGTCTACAAAACCATAAGTtacaaacttcttttgcacagtcagtattgaaggtgctacaagatccctttgcatactgatattccagactaacacagctatgcctgaataaaaatggcaTAGTGGGCATATAGCCTGTTAATTTGATCTCCCTTCATGTCATTCAGGTCCTTGTGAAGCTCACTGTACAGCAAATCTATTTAAAAAGGCAATTAAGCTTCAGAGATTAAACCTCAACAGAAACTTTGTATTTTGTTAGGAGAAACAAATGATTAACATAACATAATTAACTTAAGAATTGTTCTTAATAGTATTGTTTAGTATTAGCAAAGTACGTATTTATTGAACTAACATTACTGAATGAGTGCTAacactaacttttccaagctttgactaGAATATGATTTCAGAAATTTTGTGGCTCTGGATGTATTTCCAGTACACACCAAAACCATCTCAGCAGTTGGAATgactctcccctccccttcccccaggGAATCCTAGGTACGGTCATTCCAGAAGGCAAGATGCCTTGCTAAAACTacaattttgcacaattttcttcTGCTGTATGAGAGGCACATAAAGAAAGAGATTTTACCTGGGTAGGGTACCCGCCCCTTAGTCACAAGCTCAGTCAAGAGGATGCCAAAGGACCACACATCTGACTTGATGGTAAACTTGCCATAAAGGGCAGCTTCTGGGGCTGTCCACTTGATGGGAAACTTGGCACCTGATGAAAAGGAGGTGAAAGAAAAGAATAAGagacagagaggaaggaggggatgTGGCCACAAGCTGGAAGTCATTTGCTTATTCACAGTTCTGCCTGATTGTCAGTATGATCAGCAAGGCCAAAAGTCTTCATTGCCATGGGAGAAATGAGAtcaccactcccccccccctccttggcACACACACAATGGCATCACAAGTTCAAGAAACAAGCTGCATTTGAAGccaaaaagaaaactattttattaatttatgcaGGAATGATGCTCTGGGCTGCAGCCATCTGGTTCAGCCTTCCCCAGTCTGGCACCCTACAGATGAATTGAACTATGGTTTCTATGATGTttcaggatgatgggagttgcatgaAGCTAGGGGATGTCAGGCTCAAGCTTATTTATTAAGTCATtccttattatatttatattgtgcCTTACCTCCAATCTCCTCATAGCTCTTGACCTTTCcaatttatcttcacaacaacgcTGTgaggccaaggtcacccaatgaatttcatggctTGGTTGGCATTTGAACCTGGATCTGTcaagtcctagttcaacactttgattactacaccacattggccttTGCCCAACAAATGTCCAATGTAGTGCTCGCTGCCAAACTACTGAACTGGCAGGGCCTAGATTTCATCCTTGCAGCACCCTACCAGACCAACATACCACTTCACATCTCTGAACAGACCTAGTCCATCCATATAGGGCACTCCTAAAAAGAGAATGGACCTAAGCCAAAAGACAGAGCACCTGCCTTGCGTGCAGATGATCACTGTCAATCCCTGAGGTTTTCACCTGAATAGATGATAGATGTTTTCTGCCAAAAATCCCTGGACAACTATTATCAGCAAGAGAAGCTATATTAGGCTAGGTGAACACACAGTGTGACCTTGTTATAAGGCAGTTTCCTCTGTTCCTTAGAGCAGGTCAGATCACCTTTTTTCCTGTCAAGGCCCACATTCCCTTATGAGTAATCTATTAGAAATTGCACGCAGATGGGACTGCAGTGACTGGTGGATAGGGGATGAGTCAAGAGTAGGAGGATCCACCTCTCTCtgcctccccttctctctttttgctTCTATGCCACCCTCACTAGTAGGCTGCCAAGGAAGAGACAGAGAAACCTTACAGGGGCCTAAATTAATCATATTAgtgattaattaatattaattggaGTGTGGGGGAGtatcctcctttggaggtttttaaatggaggctggatggccatctgtcaggaaaggtttggttgtgtcttcctgtatagcaggagattggattggatggtccttgtggtcttttccaactcttatgattctataatcgCTTGCAGGGGGATTTTGAAATGAGCTAAAAGGCCATATTAGTTCAGGCCAAAGGCCCAGGTTGCCCACTCCTTTCTTTAGCGGGTGTGTCTGAGAGCTTACCTTGGCGAGCTGTGTACTCATTGTCTTCAATAAGGCGGGCCAGGCCAAAATCTGCAATCTTACACACCAAGTTGTCACCCACAAGGATATTGGCAGCCCGCAGGTCTCGATGGATGTAGTTCATCCGCTCGATGTAAGCCATTCCAGCTGCAATCTTAATTACATGGAGAAATGAAAATGCAGCATTGACAAAGATGACTCAAATGATGGCGTTCGTCTGTGTCCAACTGCCCAGAGGGGTGCTCTTCATCACAGGCTAGGACCTGGGGCAAGTCCTGCTGTTAGATGGAGCTAGGTAGTCACctccagccgcagatgctggaaAGCAGCAGCAAGATGTTGGAGGAGATTGCTGTGTGCTAAACAGCTTGCCTTCTGCCCTCTAATCTAATCTGCTGCTTTCAAATATGGTGCAAAAGGCTACCCATTCTTTAATATTCAACTGCCAGGGAATGTGAGTGCAATGCTATCTTGTTCTTAGCCTCAGGGAGCAAAATATCTTGAACCAGCCCTGCTAGAACTCCTTTCCATAAAAAGGCTTTGCCTTAAACTCCCTATAGTAGATAAGACAGCAGGGCAAGCCAAAACAAAATTCTCTCATACACTCAGGATTAAAAAGGCAAATGGATTCATGTGTTGCTTTAAGGTAATAAAGGAACTTGTTCCTGCACAGTGCTCAGCTAACTATAATGACAGTACTATGCCCATTTGCTAACACATAAATCTCACTACAGTCAGTGGAATTTACTCCAGGAAAAACCAGCACAGAAGGGTACTCCAATAAAGTTTGCAATGACAGACTGTTGTAGCAAAAATAGAGAATAGCTGATTAACCTGTTGGGAGTCAATTTTAACTGATAGGGTAGCGATTTAATGAGGAGGGctaaaaatggaatggaaggcatatttatttattatttattcataagggcattttaattttaaaataaattcagacTCCCCAGGTTACTCCCAGTTACCTGGGCTGCCATGTCCACCAGTTGAGGCAACTTCAAGAAACGGCCATCTCCATCTTTCAAAAAATCCAGCAAACTCCCTGTGAAAGAAAAAGTCTGGAGATCAGCCACACTTGTTAGGATTCCTTCCCCATATCCTTCCTCTAGCAGCTTTGCCTCTGCCCCTGTCTGCTCTGCCTTTTCAAAGGGAAGTCTTCCCTGGCTATCAAGTGACAGAGCAATGATGTCTATGGTGGAGCCACTCCACTAAACTAGCTCTTTCCTACTTTTGTTAGTAGTGAAGAGAGTACTGAAAATcacattaaaagcagaaaacagtaaggAGACAAGCCTCACATGAATTTCGGCCTCAAtaagaaaaggccttcttcaggagccTTTAGCAGAATTCACTGGCGTTGAGAACACTCTCCAAAACAACGGACCATTGTGAGGaaacaaggttttttaaattctCAGGCCTCTGCAGAAGGTCTTTTCTCACTGAGGCCAAAACTTGTTGGGCTTCCTAAACAAACAGTTGGCCATCTCAAAGCACATGGAGTTTGTCTCCTTACTGTTTTCCAGTTTTACTTTAGACTAGTAGGGATGCAGCACATTGTGCTCTTCAACTAAATCCTGACTTCCAGGTGTCCCACTCTAACCTTCCCTAAATGGTTACATCTTCTCCAGGACACGATTGTATGCTGTTATCCCAGCCTTTGcaagttttttcccccatttgAAACGGTCAAAATGGCACTCCTAAAACTTAAAGTGACCATTAGTGAAAACTCTTGGTCCACCAGCAATAGAGACAGAGTGCTAGAGTAACCAAGCTGAAGCATAATTACGTGACCTAAGCCAGGGTAAAACAGACTGGGATTATTTGAACCAAGAGTATCTGAACAAACTCTACCACCACTCCTACAGAAAGTACTTATTGCATTCACACAAAAACCTATACTCTTATGTTACCCATCAGTGCAGGCAAACGGGCCTGGAGGTCTGAAAAGGAGAGATGAAGTAATAGGTTGCAAACCAGAGATTTCTCTCTTTATGTCTTTCCAGTCCTCGAGGAAGAGGCAGAAACTCTTATACCTCCAGCTCTGGAGATTTAAAAAAGCCCCAGTGCAGCTCTCcatgatactgctttaactggtgTTTTCAATCACCGAGCTCACCTCACCCCAAGCATTTGGTCATCCAAAAGCTGCTGATAGCCCCCTGCACATCAAGGTCCATTGCTGCCCTCCCAGCAGCCCTGATGACAAATAAGAAAGCCATGTCACACCTTGGCTCATGAACTCAGTGACAATGTAGATTGGCTCTTCTGAGACCACAGCATATAGTTGAACCAACTTGTCATGCCGGAGGCGCTTCATAATTTGGGCTTCTTCAAGGAATGCTTCTGGGGACATGGTGCCTGGTTTCAGCGTTTTCACTGCTACTTTGGTGGTGCCATTCCAAGTGCCTGGAGCCATCCAGAAGAGACAGAGTTAATGAGGGAATGGGGATGGAGAGCCAGAATTGATCTCATTTCCAACCCTCCCTGCCCACTGCCCATATGAAGATGGAAATGGGTGGAAAAAACTGGCTGGATCAGAATGGTGCTAATTCAAACCAAAAATGATTGTGAAATGTATAATGATAGGAATGCTTCTGGAATGAAAAGATTGGTGGTGAAGAATCAGTTCTGCATACACCCCACTTTAACATCAAACTTAAGAGCTGTCATCTGTTAGGGTTCCACATATACATGTGTTCTTCCCAAAGTTAAGCTTTATAAACTGGTTTCATATAATATCTGGAAGGGATAAGGTTCCTCCAAAGCAAACTGTGTGGAAGTAGGGATGGAGAATCTAGTGATATCAGGTCATGCTCCTAAGATAAACTGATCTACAGAGAGCTAtgaccccaccaccaccccatttggGTTTCCTATCTATGCCCTTTGTGATGTGCCCACTGTGGCTGTGTGTCTTTCAAGCTCTGTGCCACGTAACAGAAGTAATACACCCCAGCCTTACCCATCCACACATCTCCGAAACATCCCATGCCAAGCTTCTTGTCACAGTGTATGGAATCGCGCATGATTTCCCATGCATCCTTAGACAGTCCCATAGTCTGGGGCTTCAGAATGGGGCAGGTCTTGGTTAGTAGGTGGCAGAGGCCATCATTGTACTCTGGAGAGGGTGCAGTGGGAGTGGGGGTGGGATGGATTGAATGATGGAGAGAGAATGAGATGGAAAATGGAGTGATGAATTCAGCATGCACCTTCAAGAACTGAgcccagggaggaggaagaggatgagcaTAATACAAACTCATATTGTGAAACTGCAGTATCTGTTTTGACCACAAGATAGAGCCCTTGGCTTACATTTACAGTAACATTGACAGCCAGgctctcaagggaagttacttctCTGTTGCCAATAAAGCTGACTTTTTATTAATTgatttctgtttccattttgtCTCCAGTCTACACATGGCCAAGATGGGGAGTGacttctgcctgcattgagatcttTACAGACCATCTGAATTGACAAGAGAAGTaacatctgaaacaaaatgttgcagaGCCCATGACTCCaacattgtcacttttcttctcatgtgtgatttttaacatctttgcctgatgaagaagccagtcaagctttgaaagcttgaaggaagtattttgcacattttagtGGGCCACtaaaagtattgctgttttaaggatttttttttattttgttgtattttatagtAACAGTTTGTTGCCAAATTCCTTTACTTTTTATACTTATTTGCAGGGCTCAGA
It encodes the following:
- the FGR gene encoding tyrosine-protein kinase Fgr isoform X3, translating into MPEIESRTFPQQSPGSATDLCPLSQLNYLMGSYILFSLSSYFFREGDWWEARSLSTGAMGYIPSNYVAPVDSIQAEEWYFGKIGRKDAERQLLCHGNPRGTFLIRESETTKGAYSLSIRDWDEVKGDHVKHYKIRKLDNGGYYITTRAQFETVQQLVQHYIGTWNGTTKVAVKTLKPGTMSPEAFLEEAQIMKRLRHDKLVQLYAVVSEEPIYIVTEFMSQGSLLDFLKDGDGRFLKLPQLVDMAAQIAAGMAYIERMNYIHRDLRAANILVGDNLVCKIADFGLARLIEDNEYTARQGAKFPIKWTAPEAALYGKFTIKSDVWSFGILLTELVTKGRVPYPGMNNREVLEQVERGYRMQCPGSCPPSLHELMVQCWKKEPEERPTFEYLQSFLEDYFTATEPQYQPGDNQ
- the FGR gene encoding tyrosine-protein kinase Fgr isoform X1 is translated as MPEIESRTFPQQSPGSATDLCPLSQLNYLMGSYILFSLSSYFFREGDWWEARSLSTGAMGYIPSNYVAPVDSIQAEEWYFGKIGRKDAERQLLCHGNPRGTFLIRESETTKGAYSLSIRDWDEVKGDHVKHYKIRKLDNGGYYITTRAQFETVQQLVQHYIERAAGLCCRLAVSCHKGMPKLADLSVKTKDVWEIPRESLQLIKKLGNGQFGEVWMGTWNGTTKVAVKTLKPGTMSPEAFLEEAQIMKRLRHDKLVQLYAVVSEEPIYIVTEFMSQGSLLDFLKDGDGRFLKLPQLVDMAAQIAAGMAYIERMNYIHRDLRAANILVGDNLVCKIADFGLARLIEDNEYTARQGAKFPIKWTAPEAALYGKFTIKSDVWSFGILLTELVTKGRVPYPGMNNREVLEQVERGYRMQCPGSCPPSLHELMVQCWKKEPEERPTFEYLQSFLEDYFTATEPQYQPGDNQ
- the FGR gene encoding tyrosine-protein kinase Fgr isoform X2, producing the protein MPEIESRTFPQQSPGSATDLCPLSQLNYLMGSYILFSLSSYFFREGDWWEARSLSTGAMGYIPSNYVAPVDSIQAEEWYFGKIGRKDAERQLLCHGNPRGTFLIRESETTKGAYSLSIRDWDEVKGDHVKHYKIRKLDNGGYYITTRAQFETVQQLVQHYIEYNDGLCHLLTKTCPILKPQTMGLSKDAWEIMRDSIHCDKKLGMGCFGDVWMGTWNGTTKVAVKTLKPGTMSPEAFLEEAQIMKRLRHDKLVQLYAVVSEEPIYIVTEFMSQGSLLDFLKDGDGRFLKLPQLVDMAAQIAAGMAYIERMNYIHRDLRAANILVGDNLVCKIADFGLARLIEDNEYTARQGAKFPIKWTAPEAALYGKFTIKSDVWSFGILLTELVTKGRVPYPGMNNREVLEQVERGYRMQCPGSCPPSLHELMVQCWKKEPEERPTFEYLQSFLEDYFTATEPQYQPGDNQ